CTCAATCTCTgcttaagtacatatttacGAACCTATGTATATAAACGAATATTTAGGTATGAGAAGCCGTTGAAAGTGGTGTAGGGTGTCGTTGAAACTAGCTGTTGACAATACGTATATTACAGACGGACACAGCAATAGAATGATTATGAGTACTTCTTAATGCAAGCCatgcaaataagtaaaaaataggGAATTTCTATATTTTCGATATTTCTGCTTTAATAGGGATGCTCAAGTGAGATCGCTTCCTCGGAACAATTTCGTTCATAAAATTTAGAGTTCGTTCAAAATGGGAGATTTAGTGGAATAAGTTCTTTGGTAATAGAGATCCAAAACCGATTATCTGACAATCTGTCCGAAAAAAACGTTTTTAGTCTAGAAATTCTTCACAAATTAAtaggcaataaaatttagtgattctTGTTTTTTAAACCATCTTTGGGATATCTGAGCTTTGGTTTTTGCGgcgtatattaaaatttacagatACACTtatcatatttatattcatCTCAATGGACATATAGTATATctctgaaacaaaaatttgaacatttgaaCTAAACGTATCTGTAACTTATTTTAGTAAGAGcagctttaataattttaatttataattttgtcaTATTCTCTTATACTTAGTTTCCTCCGCTCATTCACAGGTTCTGGAATCGAATGTCAATACAATGATGGACGATGTGAAGAGCTTTAATGAGGAGCTGCTCGAAGTGCAGCGCTTAGATGCGCTCATCAGCgccttacgcgattatagcggCCCTACAATATGTCACGAGTGGCCCTATCCACTCATATTCAAAGGCACCATCGATGATGCAGATGTCGCACAAATTCTCAATGGCAGGAAGAAAGTGGACAaaagtaacaataacaatataaatgAGAGGAATATCAATTGTGAAGTGAGATGCAAATCTGCGACGAACTCTTCAACGAATCATCAGCTTAGCGATGAAGTGACTTAGCATTTAATTATAAGTGTAATTTTATGGTTTTTAAGACTCCGGCTCTGATCACTAAGAGACAAACCGAATGTATAAAAGTATTAAGACATACAATTGTATATCGTATCACTAATTCATATGAATagaaatagtttaaattttaataacgtacatataaaatatatataggtatatataagtatgtacaagcATAAAAACAACCTTCTTTAAGGTAACATATCAtgtcatacatatgtttgtaaaacGAAAGAATTCAATACTTAGAGTAGTGTAGTCTGTATATGCATacctctatatacatatgtattttaagaTTAGCCATATCTACATTGTACTGTTAAGAATGTTAATGAAGTTGTGCCACTGAATGAAAATCTATGTAATGAGATTATTTTTCTAGTAAATACAGACTTGGCGAAATTCGtgacttcaatttatttttgctcGATAcacttgtaaaatttttttacttattttgggATAAGGCTATTATATAAGTCTAAGATTCTAAAAGTAGTTCTTGACACATATCAGGAGTACTGTGTGTGTGCTAACATTGCCCCTATCATCTAATATAGAGACATAACTATAAGGCtatgccattttgaatatatgtgAAATAGGCGAGAATGTGATTTGGCTTTGTCCACTTCTAAAGTGTGTTAAGAGTATTCCAGAAGGATAGTGTGAGGCCTTAAGGATTTATTTTAATCTAGGAGCATGAATTTCATAAATCATCTGATAAAGGAGGGGTTATCAAAAAATTGGTACGCGATCATACCTTTAATTTCACCCTTTTTAGCaaactgaaaccaaaaaatactATTAATTTAGAATAATGGCGCAATATCTGGTTCTAAGAACAAGGTTATAAAGAAGATGAAAATTATCAGGTGAATCGGTCGggtagaacctgagaaatcgtgggtatcgttttgaaaaagacggtttcgagaaaaatgcatttgaagtTTCATTTCAGCGGAACCAGTTTGGATGACGGGTCTGAAAGCTACTCATATCTCCGAATATAAATTGAGTTTTGAAAAGTCTTCTTGAGGACTTATTcctgaataaataaaaagaaaacaatagaTTGCagtgaaaaaacaatatttttttttacttctaggCTAGTAACGCTGTAATAGTTTAGAAAACTTTAAAACCATATATAGTATGCCTATTCCTACTAAGATcttatttccaaaatttgggCTACTCATAGCACCAGAGATAATGTTTAGCAACTTTGGTCAATATATCACAAATTGGACTCAAGTTGTCAGTCGTATAGACACACGAACTCATCTTCCAAACCGATTTGATAATTATAAACCTTAATGTTAAGGAAACTATATATTAGACCCAGAAGAACATGTTGACTTgccttatatattttttggaagaaCTTACCAAGTGTAGGTATAATCACCTGCCATCTCCCAACACTGTGGCGTTATGAACTTTGAAGTGCGGCATTGGCATTTTGTCAACATTGATCTGTCTCAGTTACTGCCATAATCAATAAGCCACGCAAATCAAATAACCTGTGAGAATGCAAGCAAACCGCAGAGCTATGCGCATAGTCGCACTTGCAATTTGCTAATACCATATCACTATATATGGTACATGGGTATCATAACCGGCATACCGATATTTGATATTCCTATTAGTGGTATTCTAAAGCTAGCCAGTCAATATCAAGCAAGGTGCGAGACAAACGATGTGAGGAATTTTGAGCGACTAAAGCTTAGATACATTTGTAGTAGACTAATAATGTGGAACAAATGAGCAATCACTCAATACGTACTATATTGCTGACATACTAGTACATTTCTGAAGTTTCTCCTGTATTAAAGAGGTCGTCAAATTTGTATCCAATTCATTTCCCTTGCAGTGATTCTTCAATGCCATAAATGATTTAAATGTTATTTCTTTTTACTTGCATAAATTATCTTAAGCCGACTTTATTGCTGGCTGCAGTTATCATgttaagcattttatttttaattaattaatttcactgTTCTGTTATCTTTGTCCAACGCGTTTTTTTGCTTGAGCAGTTGAGTCATAGATAATCAGCTCTCAAGTGGCACTTTCATGCGAAgtaaatgaatttataaatatctcTTATCAGTTGAGAGAAGTTTTGGTCCAAACCAAtcatattttacatttaaaacagAAAGAATTCAAGgaagtgaaattttattatcagtATAGTAAGGGCTTGACATATGGTTGCCTCGTCAAATATAGCGGTTTCGTAGGAAGAACAACTGTTCCGTATATTTAACGAAAACTACTATACATTAACAGATTATATGATCTACGATAAGGAAAGACCAAGGTGGAACCGAACATTGTTTGAATACTGCTCCTTGGTAGCATAAGCGGATCCAGAGTAGAATTTTGGAGGAGAAATTATatagtttgttattttttttttctttaaaaggaACCTAAATCTTGGCCATTAGTCAATCTTATCACGTATCATTCTTTTGGGGATCCGAAGAAACCAGTGTAGGCGAAACAATTCGAAGCTCAATTCTTACCATTTTGATATCGTTCTCATTGGTTAGTGACACGTAAAATCATTGAAAGCCCGCTCGTTACAGAATTTTCACATTCCCGAAAATATATGACATACTGTCCAATACTTGAATATGGTATTTTTATCGCTATCAGATACTTAGAAAGAAGTTCCAGAGATCTAATAAaaatacgtaggttgccttttatattagatttgatttttaagggtcgaaaatcgctttattgtttttcaaaatattatccattaagatatacatatatacttatgcatgCGTTTGCACCAATTCTCGAAGCACTTTTGCaactctgattgaggtatctccaaaaaaTGCCTTTGAACGTGTTAACGGGAAGTGCTTCGTGCAcgaacaaattttattggatTCGGCTCAActtgaaacacccatacagCCGACTATTACTTTCGGGCTCATCCGCGTAAATCCATGATTCACGCCTGTTACGATGTCATGGACATGTCTCGAAGCACCGCTATctctttttattaacatttatctcgaccaatcgacacgagCTTATTTTGAGCGATTAACTCAATCTTTCGATAGGTCACAAGACGATCCAGCAACATCAATTTGCGCATAGCATTATTAGTTTCCCGAAATCCCATAAACACTGTTCGCAAAAAagaattaagttcatcgatgGAATGTTGCTGAGATAACCCGCttcaaaagttgaaaaaataattgccCGAAAATCTCTGTGATTTAATACCATttaatgagaaaaatattttaagttacacAACACAAATATCGCTCACtttcaaaacgttctgagtatacATACCATCAAAAATATCAATCTTTAAAATTGTAAGTttccagattgcaacactagtGTTGCCATatcctgaaatataaaaggtaaACTACgtgtaaatgatcagcatgacgagcggAGTCAATGAAAAGGTTGTTTAGAACACACGACTGTAGCATATaactatcatacaaactgaagtgTCAAATAAAGAGGATGATCTCTGCATATgtgtattatagcttcgttgcaCCCGAAGTTAGCGCTTTCTCTtccattcttcttctttggaaTGTGCACTGCGATCATCTCCTTCAAGGCTTACATTGCCAGAACGGAACTTACGGAAGCTCTTAAAAAAAGCATTTCttccaattttcaaaaaacccTAACCTGCTTACTTATTAACCAATAGTCCGACAGCAGTGAAATTTAAACACGAGCCTTTTAGAGATTACATCTAACTTACATACAGTAATACTATTCAGCCTGCCTGACCAAACCCTCACCTAAGTAACTACTGCCATGACAATCTCACCAACCAACAATAAAAGTCAGAATAATCAAATTTGTATCACCCTAACCAAAATATCCCTAATACAACTgattaatttgcaagaattcaaATTCGAGTTCACTAGAAATGTCAGTGCTTACAGCCgaacaaataaacatacatatgtacatacatacaaatgcactAAACCTTTGCAAACATGCCAGCTCAGTttacttatacacacatactcatgcagatttatgtatatatgtatatgtgtatatgtagtaGGCAAATATTAAACAATGCCCAACAAGtctacaatttttagaaaacaaaagcacagtacatgtacacatacatacgtacataagtatTGGTGAATTATCCCAATCGACACCGAACAATTTTCGTAATTGAGATGAATGATTTCCCTTCGAAAAAATTAAGACAACATTAATACAAGGAGATGTACAAGTGCTGGAGTTGCGTAGGAAAAGAGCAAAACTAGAAAACACTAGAAAAGCCCTTAGCCACTTACGGAAATGACCATTGAGCATGGATGACCGGTTGGCTGGCCATTTGTTGTCGTAAAAAGAGACTCGCACGTACACCGACAATTGTTGCAAAACGAACACTCCACTCACTTGTTTTGCGTccacgtgtgcgtgtgtgtttgtgtgtgtgaagaGCTTTTATTGTTGCTTCGGTTTTTGTTACACATCATTCCAATTACAGTTAGTATGccggtatatacatacatatgtacgaagcCGTAGTTCCAGGGGCAACAGCTTAAAAACTAGTCATACCCGTTGGTGCAAATTGCAGACAGTCTGAGGATGAAAGTAtgcaaccgcaacaacaacaatacatgcAACTCGAAGGCATACCGTCGTAATTCCACACCCCAACAGCGGCCCTTACATGAGAGACTCACTCGGACCATCCCCCGGCCGCCGCCACCCTTCGCAACCAATTGTATTAACGTTTGTATGTGCATAACGGTACGTACGCACCTAGTATACATGCACCAGCAGTGATATCTTAAGCGAGAGCTCGTCTTAGTTACGAACGAGTCGTAGCGATGGCTTGTAAATTGTACGAACGCAAATCCTCGACCATAAACTGTCTGGCATACCATTGGATTGTGTAAATAAATTGCTCCTTTTaagttgttgcatgcaacaagccGGCTTTTGTTTCACCTTCACCACCACTTTGATGTACTATTTGTTGACGTTGCATGCAAACCTGTTGTTGCCAcgagtacttacatatatgcatgcaaGTGGTCTGAATAAAGTGGTGTAAGTAgtatttgtggttgttgttgcttaggTATCATCTTGTAAGTCTCCTCCTTTTTCATACTAATCATGGCTagtaattgcaataaaaattgtatttgcaaTTGTTAGGTATTAGTGGAAAATTAGGGTCTGATAAAGAAGATTTACGCTTGCATGGGAATAcctatctatacatatatacctgatGGATATATTTACATGTAGCTGCAGTAAACAATGACCAAAGTCAGAGACCATCTTAAGGATCACATTGAGTACTTACCATACATTTTGCTGAAAAGAATGAGAGAGAGATAGATATTATTTCATAGCGCAACTGTTCAAGGGTCTAGAAAATAACGGCAGAAATACCGATTAGGATTACGAAAGGAAACGTCGGGGACCTGTCTGAAATAATTTCTGAGATATGAAACTGAAATTTTGAACACACTCTTTTCGTATCAAGCATATGCTCATTTTTTAGAATCGCCAATGACTTATTATACggtctgtcatacaaactgatcgatcaaaatcaggaTAAAGATAAATTATAGATCAGTTCGTGCCGTTATGAGAGAAGAAAGAGGAAGAAGAGGTTTACAATTGCTACAAATGTCGAAATTCCGTCAATTGGCTGGCGCTTCATGGCTAATTTTTGCATAGCTGTCTATCAGTTGTCTGTCAGAAAGCTATGACTGTCAGATAACTAGCTAACAAtgtcaaataagtttaaaaaaaacaactacaaattattacatatttatttatgccttttttttattgacaccCAATGACCCATTGAAGTGCTAGAATGAAAACATATACCCTTTCATATACATTCCTATATATCCACCATATATGAATACATTATCCACATTCTATCTACACACACATCATTTATTATGCAAATCTGTGCCAAGTGTCTCATTTGTTAATGGCCTCAAGTGCTATCAGCTTTAAATGCTCATCATCCTCCAAATTACATCCAACCAACGGCCCTGACCCATATTTGATTCACAATCGCCAGCAAGcgtgtataaaataaaagagaCACTCGTATGTGCTCTTATGGGAAGGTGAATGCAGATTCAAGCATAGACACAAACACccatatataattatacataagtacatatgtatgagagaATGTACTTAGGTATTCTCCAGCGACGAATGTGATAAAaacgttttatttaatttcggtcatttaaattgaaatttaatgtaTACCTTGTGTATACTAAaagtatactatacatatatacaatatatatgtatgtatatattttttttcttgaaatactTGAAATACTGAAGTACATACTAATACAAaggcataaatacatacatgcattataTAAAGTAGATGTAGTAATGGaggattttaatttcaaactatTAAACTACACAAAATTTGGAAAGTTCATTCAAAATAGCCCCACGCAACACTTTAGGGCATCTATTCCCTTGACTTTGGtctcaaatcaaaatatttgtatttacattcgAAGATACAGATTATTTCATCTAATATGGTACCAGCTCAACATCAGTTTCCATTCAAGGAGATGGCCTATTGgaacatatacatgtattttgtGGATATTGAAACCCCCACAGCCAACTTCGCGCTAAGCAAAATATAAACGAATCACTAGGGAGAAAACATTAGTACTATTGTATAATTCAAAAATACATTCACAGTTGTCTCCGCCTGGATAAAAGGTACTTCGGTCATCTAATCCAAAATACAAcctaaaaagttatataaaattctATATGGTCTTTTAACGCTTATTTTGCAAGAGTTTCAGTATGTCAGATATCGAAACAATAGCACCTGAGGTTGAGACACAAACTAAGGTAGATAGCTACAAATAAATTGAAGCTTGTTTGCGCCCTAGGGTCTCTTGTGCCATTCCCTCTGTGAAGCAGGCTCATATGGACCAAGCACTCTGATGAATTCCAGGGTGCTGCTAAGTGATATGAGATCcccatttgaaataaaaaaatgcaatctATAATCAAGTAAATTAAGGTCGACTCATTTAAATAAGTTTCCTTCGTTGGCTTATGAGTATGTCAATATAGTTAACCTTTTTGTTATTATGCTAATGAGCAGACAACTCCATTATTCACGACTTTATTCCTTAAGTCCTGTTTATGGTATTCTGACACATTTACTCTTTACATAATACTCACATGTAAAAAgtataatgaaattatttgacAGCACACGCATAACGCAAAGTCAGAAGCTAATGACTTGCTCTTTAAGAATCTAACT
This genomic stretch from Bactrocera dorsalis isolate Fly_Bdor chromosome 5, ASM2337382v1, whole genome shotgun sequence harbors:
- the LOC105232705 gene encoding uncharacterized protein LOC105232705 isoform X1: MTSETSINVMQRHLLTIEKLRNRVRQMLKCVINLHIEFLVLESNVNTMMDDVKSFNEELLEVQRLDALISALRDYSGPTICHEWPYPLIFKGTIDDADVAQILNGRKKVDKSNNNNINERNINCEVRCKSATNSSTNHQLSDEVT
- the LOC105232705 gene encoding uncharacterized protein LOC105232705 isoform X2; translated protein: MTSETSINVMQRHLLTIEKLRNRVLESNVNTMMDDVKSFNEELLEVQRLDALISALRDYSGPTICHEWPYPLIFKGTIDDADVAQILNGRKKVDKSNNNNINERNINCEVRCKSATNSSTNHQLSDEVT